A single region of the Lotus japonicus ecotype B-129 chromosome 4, LjGifu_v1.2 genome encodes:
- the LOC130715743 gene encoding uncharacterized protein LOC130715743: protein MLEKIGLPPKPSLRGNNWVVDASNCQGCCAQFTFINRKHHCRRCGGLFCNSCTHQRMYLRGQGDSPVRICDPCKKLEEAARFEMRQGRRAGRGGSLKSAPRDEDEVLNQILGQSEELLSSGKQSASEKDSPTQRPVGIASSSSTKVFSNHDDGDIQKIVSNEIPNNLGIDVESSSPDELRQQAVEEKKKYKILKGDGKPEEALKAFKRGKELERQADALEVHLRKIRKKVLPSGGLPDMLSSDIPVESGRKTKSLPHTGKEKDDLTSELRELGWSDMDLRNEDGNKAKMSLEGELSSMLGEIFAKTGEEKGSRIDKTQVVAMKKKALMLKREGKLAEAKEELKRAKNLEKQLEEQELLAEAEDSDDELSALIRGMDDDDKDFSNLHDQEHGFDFDHLVGTSDDLHGNFEVTEKDMMDPELAGALEALGWTEPENSSSKSQTFDKEALLNEIKSLKREALNQKRAGHTEEAMAFLKKAKLLERDLNSFGSEDNTGNGSDSIQLDERNNNATNNAASTVAPKSRLMIQRELLSLKKKALTLRREGKINEAEEEMRKGAALECQLMEMDKASNGKASSMNTADNVLHSAHKHADSNRNPPLEEGNEDDVTDNDLSDPRYLSLLRDLGWNDDNDELSNSPSKPLKKDDTHPVQISDSSLSKHSTSISVEAPRRSKAEIQRELLGLKRKAFTLRREGKAEDAEEVLKMTKVLEAKLEEMEAPKKEAMAEATMMKGERFNPAVDEEKDVVVSEEDMQDPALNSMLTNLGWKDDKHEPVTIKEEPVTDATSRFKHTVDLSIRDYSSGIPATASRSKGEIQRELLVMKRKALALRRTGEIEEAEKILSMAKSLEAQMEDLGSQNKDLLLDVSKDEKSSLSVEVDNASASSAVGSSKNGAESAIGLERTDNKTNIPFLRKPDNLIPTTSHFADGKHPFPAEMSSSSENLAKKMKAEKTISHSSAVGHPMPMLDLLTSDDCSSSDISTQKQKEHKLLSADSSQAGPAKIQLDSSVNLSQNQEYKNNFTAQQRRVTGADEKPNISEPNSIPDNASQDQLSLRQEILAHKRKAVAFKREGKLTEAKEELRQAKLLEKRMEDGSTQPSTASTSNLSNAPNDVQKKQDSPNAAAKPLTSRDRFKLQQESLGHKRQALKLRRDGRVKEAEVEFERAKAIETQLEELAAHDASKSDAVDDVTVEDFLDPQLLSALKAAGLEDISVVPKGPERQETVKSNAKPENSNQERIQLEERIKSEKIKAVNLKRSGKQAEALDALRRAKMYEKKLNSLTSE, encoded by the exons atgTTAGAGAAGATCGGGTTGCCACCAAAGCCTTCTCTGCGAGGTAACAATTGGGTAGTTGATGCCTCAAACTGCCAGGGATGTTGCGCTCAGTTCACCTTCATCAATCGCAAG CATCACTGTAGAAGGTGCGGGGGCTTGTTTTGCAACAGTTGTACCCATCAAAGAATGTATTTGCGTGGTCAAGGTGATTCTCCTGTACGTATTTGTGATCCTTGTAAGAAGCTAGAAGAGGCAGCGCGGTTTGAAATGCGGCAGGGACGCAGGGCTGGGAGAGGAG GGAGCTTGAAATCAGCACCTAGAGATGAGGATGAAGTTTTGAACCAGATTCTTGGTCAAAGCGAGGAACTTCTGTCATCAGGAAAGCAGTCAGCGAGTGAGAAAGATAGTCCCACTCAAAGACCGGTTGGCATTGCATCTTCCTCAAGCACTAAAGTATTTTCCAATCACGATGATGGAGATATACAAAAAATTGTCTCAAATGAGATACCCAATAATTTGGGTATTGATGTGGAATCCAGCAGTCCTGATGAGTTACGTCAGCAAGCTGTAGAGGAAAAAAAGAAGTATAAGATTCTGAAAGGAGATGGGAAACCTGAGGAGGCCCTGAAAGCTTTTAAGAGAGGGAAGGAGCTTGAGAGGCAGGCTGACGCTTTGGAAGTTCATTTAAGGAAGATTCGTAAGAAGGTTTTGCCTTCTGGAGGCTTGCCTGACATGCTTAGCAGCGATATTCCTGTAGAGTCTGGCAGAAAAACGAAGTCACTTCCTCATACGGGTAAAGAAAAGGATGATCTTACTTCTGAACTGAGAGAGCTGGGATGGTCTGACATGGATCTGCGTAATGAAGATGGAAACAAAGCAAAAATGAGTTTGGAGGGTGAACTCTCATCAATGTTGGGAGAAATCTTTGCAAAGACAGGTGAAGAAAAGGGGAGCAGAATTGACAAGACCCAGGTTGTTGCTATGAAGAAAAAGGCTCTAATGTTGAAGCGCGAGGGCAAGCTCGCAGAAGCCAAAGAGGAATTAAAAAGAGCTAAAAATTTAGAAAAGCAGCTGGAAGAACAGGAACTCCTTGCTGAagctgaagattctgatgatgagCTATCAGCATTAATTCGTGGcatggatgatgatgataaagATTTTTCTAATCTGCATGATCAAGAGCATGGTTTTGATTTTGATCATCTTGTGGGAACATCTGATGACCTTCATGGTAATTTTGAAGTGACTGAAAAGGATATGATGGACCCTGAGTTAGCTGGTGCTTTGGAAGCATTAGGTTGGACTGAACCTGAGAATTCTTCTTCCAAATCTCAAACCTTTGACAAAGAAGCATTGCTTAACGAAATTAAGTCTTTGAAAAGAGAGGCTCTTAATCAAAAGCGAGCTGGCCATACTGAAGAAGCAATGGCATTCTTGAAAAAAGCGAAGTTATTAGAAAGGGACTTGAACAGCTTCGGGTCTGAAGACAATACTGGTAATGGATCTGACTCTATCCAATTGGATGAGAGAAATAATAATGCCACCAATAATGCTGCTTCTACAGTGGCACCAAAAAGCCGATTGATGATTCAGAGAGAGCTTTTGAGTTTGAAAAAGAAGGCTCTCACATTGAGAAGGGAAGGTAAAATAAATGAAGCTGAAGAAGAAATGCGGAAGGGCGCAGCTTTGGAGTGTCAGCTGATGGAGATGGATAAGGCTTCAAATGGTAAAGCATCATCAATGAATACTGCTGATAATGTCCTTCATTCAGCACACAAGCATGCTGATAGCAATAGAAATCCGCCACTTGAGGAAGGAAATGAAGATGATGTAACAGATAATGATTTGTCTGATCCAAGATATCTTTCACTCCTTAGGGATTTGGGTTGGAATGATGACAATGATGAACTATCTAATTCTCCAAGCAAGCCTTTGAAGAAAGATGATACTCATCCTGTTCAAATCAGTGATAGTTCTCTTAGTAAGCATTCTACAAGTATCTCGGTTGAAGCACCAAGAAGAAGTAAAGCTGAGATTCAGAGGGAACTCTTGGGCTTAAAGAGAAAGGCCTTTACTCTCAGGCGTGAAGGAAAAGCTGAGGATGCAGAGGAAGTTCTTAAAATGACCAAAGTATTAGAAGCTAAGTTGGAAGAGATGGAAGCTCCAAAGAAGGAAGCAATGGCTGAGGCTACTATGATGAAAGGAGAACGCTTCAATCCAGCAgttgatgaagaaaaggatgtgGTTGTTTCAGAAGAGGATATGCAAGACCCAGCATTGAATTCTATGCTTACCAATCTTGGGTGGAAGGATGATAAACATGAACCTGTGACCATAAAAGAAGAACCTGTTACAGATGCTACTAGTAGGTTTAAACATACTGTAGATCTATCTATACGTGATTACTCTTCAGGCATTCCTGCTACAGCTTCAAGGAGTAAGGGAGAGATTCAAAGAGAACTCTTAGTAATGAAAAGGAAGGCACTTGCTTTGAGGCGCACGGGAGAAATAGAAGAGGCTGAGAAAATCTTAAGTATGGCCAAGAGTTTGGAAGCCCAAATGGAAGATTTGGGGAGCCAAAACAAGGACTTGTTACTTGATGTTTCCAAGGATGAAAAATCTTCTCTGTCTGTTGAGGTGGATAATGCTTCAGCCTCTTCTGCAGTAGGATCATCTAAGAATGGTGCTGAATCAGCAATTGGTTTGGAAAGAACCGACAACAAAACAAACATTCCGTTTTTAAGGAAGCCCGATAATTTAATTCCCACAACCTCTCATTTTGCTGACGGTAAGCATCCATTCCCTGCTGAGATGAGTTCTTCAAGTGAAAATCTTGCAAAAAAGATGAAAGCAGAAAAAACCATCAGTCATAGCTCCGCAGTTGGCCACCCCATGCCTATGCTAGATCTACTTACTAGTGACGATTGTAGCAGCTCTGATATATCGACTCAGAAACAAAAAGAACATAAACTTCTTTCGGCTGATTCATCTCAGGCAGGTCCAGCTAAAATTCAGTTGGACTCATCAGTGAATCTCAGCCAAAATCAGGAATACAAAAACAATTTTACAGCTCAACAAAGAAGAGTGACTGGTGCAGATGAAAAGCCAAACATCAGTGAGCCAAATTCAATTCCAGATAATGCTTCTCAGGACCAGCTTTCCTTGCGTCAAGAGATTTTGGCTCATAAAAGGAAGGCAGTTGCTTTTAAAAGAGAAGGGAAACTAACAGAAGCTAAGGAGGAACTCCGACAGGCCAAGCTGTTGGAGAAGAGGATGGAGGATGGAAGTACGCAGCCAAGCACTGCCTCCACCAGCAATCTTTCCAATGCACCAAATGATGTACAAAAGAAACAAGATTCGCCAAATGCTGCTGCAAAGCCTTTGACTAGTCGCGATCGTTTCAAGTTGCAACAAGAGTCTCTAGGGCACAAACGTCAAGCCCTAAAGCTTCGGAGGGATGGTCGAGTAAAGGAAGCTGAAGTGGAATTTGAACGGGCAAAGGCAATTGAAACCCAGTTGGAGGAGCTGGCAGCTCATGATGCCAGTAAGTCAGATGCAGTAGATGATGTGACTGTTGAGGATTTTCTTGATCCTCAACTCTTGTCTGCTCTGAAAGCTGCTGGACTAGAAGATATAAGTGTCGTCCCAAAAGGCCCAGAAAGGCAAGAGACCGTGAAATCTAATGCTAAACCTGAAAACTCTAACCAAGAGAGAATTCAGCTAGAAGAAAGAATCAAATCAGAAAAGATAAAGGCAGTTAATTTGAAACGTTCAGGAAAACAAGCTGAAGCCTTAGATGCTCTCCGCCGGGCCAAAATGTATGAAAAGAAGCTGAATTCATTAACATCtgagtga
- the LOC130715052 gene encoding calcium/calmodulin-regulated receptor-like kinase 1: MSRTLLIVIVGTCIGFVVGVGLAFSIFFCFRCGRKRCMKVEKSGSMRTIPVHVKEADSSTTLSDSNVALESPRTSEWSNMPLWLEGLRRKNVVSACGIPKYSYKDIQKATSNFTTIIGHGAFGPVYKALMSTGETVAVKALGTNSRQGEEEFLTEVLLLARLHHKNLVGLVGYSAERGQHMLLYSYMSNGSLASHLYGKNHEPLSWDSRLNIALDVARGLEYLHHGAAPPVVHRDIKSSNILLDEFMRAKVTDFGLSRPKMITPRKSNVRGTFGYLDPEYMSSKTFTKKSDVYSFGVLLFELITSRNPQQGLMEYVNLAAMEGEGKNGWEEIVDSQLNGKYDVHKLNDMASLAFKCVNGVSKVRPSMRDVVSELSQLCKKHSRNDSQTSLATLKEVSIEVDDLETHEFSSIECSKALRRLHSR; the protein is encoded by the exons ATGAGCAGGACTCTCTTGATTGTGATAGTAGGGACATGCATAGGCTTTGTGGTTGGAGTGGGTttagccttttcaattttcttctGCTTCAGATGTGGAAGGAAGCGGTGTATGAAGGTGGAGAAGAGTGGTTCAATGAGAACCATTCCTGTTCATGTCAAAGAGGCTGATTCCAGCACAACATTATCAGACTCCAATGTGGCTCTGGAGTCACCCAGAACATCTGAGTGGAGTAACATGCCTTTATGGTTGGAAGGACTTAGGAGGAAGAATGTGGTTTCAGCATGTGGAATTCCCAAATATTCTTACAA AGATATACAAAAGGCTACTTCTAATTTCACAACCATCATAGGCCATGGAGCGTTTGGTCCCGTTTACAAAGCGCTCATGTCTACAGGTGAGACAGTTGCGGTTAAAGCTCTTGGTACTAATTCAAGGCAAGGAGAAGAGGAATTTTTAACTGAG GTTCTATTACTAGCAAGATTACATCACAAAAACCTTGTGGGTTTAGTGGGATATTCTGCAGAAAGAGGGCAGCATATGCTTCTTTACAGTTACATGAGCAATGGCAGTCTTGCTTCTCATTTGTATG GCAAAAATCATGAGCCATTGAGCTGGGATTCGAGACTTAACATCGCACTAGATGTTGCAAGAGGACTGGAATATCTACATCATGGG GCTGCTCCTCCTGTTGTGCATCGTGACATCAAGTCTTCCAACATACTGTTAGATGAGTTTATGAGAGCTAAG GTCACTGACTTTGGACTTTCCAGACCAAAGATGATCACGCCTCGTAAATCAAATGTCAGAGGAACTTTTGGATATCTTGATCCTGAGTACATGTCTTCAAAAACCTTCACTAAGAAAAGTGATGTTTACAGTTTTGGTGTGCTACTTTTCGAGCTTATTACGAGCAGGAATCCACAGCAAGGGCTCATGGAATATGTAAATCTA GCAGCCATGGAAGGTGAGGGTAAGAATGGATGGGAAGAAATTGTGGATTCGCAACTAAATGGAAAATATGATGTGCACAAGCTCAATGACATGGCTTCTCTTGCATTTAAATGTGTCAATGGAGTTTCCAAAGTTCGACCTTCGATGAGGGACGTTGTTAGTGAACTATCTCAGCTGTGTAAGAAGCATAGTAGAAACGATAGCCAAACATCTCTTGCTACATTAAAGGAAGTGTCCATTGAAGTGGATGACCTAGAAACTCATGAGTTTTCATCAATTGAGTGCTCAAAGGCGCTGCGCAGATTGCATAGCCGATAA
- the LOC130715053 gene encoding anthocyanidin reductase ((2S)-flavan-3-ol-forming), protein MASIKPIYEKKKACVIGGTGFVASLLIKQLLEKGYAVNTTVRDPDNHKKISHLLALQSLGELNIFGGELTVENDFDTPIAGSDLVFQLATPVNFASEDPENDMIKPAIKGVLNVLKSCARAKVKRVILTSSAASVTISELKGTDLVMDESNWTDVEFLSNAKPPTWGYPASKTLAEKAAWKFAEENHIDLITVIPSLITGPSLTPDIPSSVGLATSLITGNDFLINAMKGMQLLSGSISITHVEDVCRAHIFVAEKQSASGRYICCAHNTSVPELAKFLNKRYPQYKVSTEFNDFPAKAKLIISPEKLIKEGFSFKYGVEEIFDQTLEYLKTKGALKN, encoded by the exons ATGGCAAGCATCAAGCCaatttatgaaaagaagaaggCATGTGTGATTGGTGGCACTGGATTTGTGGCGTCTTTGCTGATCAAGCAGTTGCTTGAAAAGGGTTATGCTGTTAATACCACTGTTAGAGACCCAG ATAATCATAAAAAGATATCTCACCTTCTGGCACTGCAAAGTTTGGGTGAACTAAATATATTTGGAGGAGAGCTAACAGTTGAAAACGATTTTGATACCCCCAtagcaggctctgaccttgtcTTCCAACTCGCTACACCTGTGAATTTCGCTTCTGAAGATCCTGAG AATGACATGATCAAGCCTGCAATCAAAGGTGTGTTGAATGTGTTAAAATCATGTGCACGAGCGAAAGTTAAACGGGTCATCTTAACATCTTCAGCAGCTTCTGTGACTATAAGTGAACTCAAAGGGACAGATCTTGTTATGGATGAAAGCAACTGGACTGATGTTGAGTTCTTGAGCAATGCCAAGCCACCTACTTGG GGATACCCTGCCTCTAAAACACTAGCTGAGAAGGCTGCATGGAAATTTGCTGAAGAAAATCACATTGATCTCATCACTGTGATTCCTAGTCTGATAACTGGTCCTTCTCTCACTCCAGACATTCCATCAAGTGTTGGCCTAGCCACCTCCCTTATAACAG GCAATGATTTCCTCATAAACGCGATGAAAGGAATGCAGCTTCTGTCAGGGTCAATATCTATCACTCATGTGGAGGATGTTTGCCGAGCACATATATTTGTGGCGGAGAAACAATCAGCTTCTGGTCGATACATTTGCTGTGCTCACAATACTAGTGTTCCTGAGCTTGCAAAGTTTCTCAACAAACGATACCCTCAGTACAAAGTTTCAACAGA ATTCAATGATTTCCCTGCCAAGGCGAAGTTAATAATCTCTCCTGAGAAGCTTATTAAAGAAGGGTTCAGTTTCAAATATGGGGTTGAAGAGATTTTTGACCAAACTCTGGAGTACTTGAAGACAAAGGGGGCCCTGAAGAATTAA
- the LOC130714671 gene encoding uncharacterized protein LOC130714671 — protein MVQDSILPSSRMRHSPSMRRQQYMRNELGSWSTLLRRHRYLLCALALLVSLCTVYLFFAVTLGTRDPCFGLSESQRASCNMEQIKGKVKYMKHF, from the coding sequence ATGGTTCAGGACTCCATTTTGCCCTCTTCTCGTATGAGGCATTCACCATCTATGAGGAGACAGCAGTATATGAGGAATGAACTGGGTAGTTGGTCAACACTCTTGCGGAGGCACCGCTACCTCTTATGTGCTCTTGCTCTGCTAGTTAGCCTCTGTACTGTTTATCTTTTCTTTGCTGTCACTTTAGGGACTAGAGACCCTTGCTTTGGGTTGAGTGAATCTCAGAGAGCTTCTTGTAATATGGAGCAGATTAAGGGTAAAGTAAAATATATGAAACATTTCTGA
- the LOC130715341 gene encoding uncharacterized protein LOC130715341 has protein sequence MSLENESSSNSTVTKPNRKLSCATCFDAMWFCYSPVHQMQQYYRLGVLDNCSDKWRAMVDCLMLKTKPNSQVQEVLETREKSKSHIWTFRTPEEASYKWKELYGHLDEPEW, from the exons ATGTCGCTGGAGAACGAATCCTCAAGCAACTCCACAGTCACGAAACCCAATCGAAAATTGTCATGCGCAACTTGCTTCGATGCTATGTGGTTCTGCTACT CTCCAGTTCATCAAATGCAACAGTATTACAGGCTTGGAGTTCTTGATAATTGTTCTGATAAATGGAGAGCCATGGTTGACTGTTTAATGTTGAAGACCAAACCCAATTCTCAAGTCCAG GAAGTTCTGGAAACTCGTGAGAAATCAAAGTCACATATCTGGACTTTTCGGACACCAGAAGAAGCTTCATACAAATGGAAAGAACTTTATGGTCATTTAGACGAGCCTGAATGGTGA
- the LOC130710519 gene encoding uncharacterized protein LOC130710519, which yields MSKKKVSGNTMTLKDFHGGSIPSDLPLPSAPGVTVRTSDRSGFDRPSSWGAPMGRPDHWSRPHTSPATRHYDDKTPFLSHTAPIGRNFDEDERKPLDGGSAPRRTVSDESTRAPPPSRVEVKPEYGLGGSSLGRQVAPVSPAAVGTVNSYSARLTEAVHTGMNTHSLGGSKERGAATAAGGGGGGGYPNVWSMRKEVANAVEAEQSARSGANAVSKLAHASALEKVSSGRWQSKAAHYQNDAELVRSPEAESRQRANVNVNNAYNRMDAVGEKEYYDAMLARQAERGLGIDNQMQGGRNELLDYEKSGVSKYPEVRPRSVPYQSDGVQPARNVGKLVGSELKNPVPSEPTERPKLNLLPRKKPLESSEPSVTEYPQGYRLGNDSSHVETAHQAHGHANFVKPVSAGTESGKELGQRPKLNLKPRSQPLEKLEVNTETGRNALFGGARPRELVLKERGVDDVAINTYDVVENSNRVEPNILKAEKLPDPSIQSRHGEKANDAPLDQRTGRKPERKEQRVDGERGHSQKRNWRGGDNRRNARETERQQPAPERPASPETWRKPVEQPKPSQGVGGPRNGRAASAVELAQAFSRSVSDPKVNDRFSGQNGLNTGRTQQMPFSRLVGPTPRPQINGY from the exons ATGTCGAAGAAGAAAGTCAGTGGCAATACCATGACGCTCAAGGACTTCCATGGCGGTTCTATACCCTCTGATCTCCCTCTTCCTTCTGCTCCCGGCGT AACTGTGAGGACTTCAGATCGTTCTGGATTTGACCGGCCTTCGTCGTGGGGAGCCCCGATGGGGCGGCCGGATCATTGGTCTCGGCCGCACACGTCGCCGGCCACTAGGCATTATGATGACAAGACCCCTTTTCTGTCACACACTGCCCCAATTGGCAGGAATTTTGATGAGGATGAGAGGAAGCCCCTTGATGGTGGTTCGGCTCCTCGGAGAACTGTTAGTGATGAGAGCACCCGTGCCCCCCCGCCTTCTCGTGTTGAGGTGAAGCCTGAGTATGGACTGGGAGGGAGTTCATTGGGTAGGCAAGTGGCTCCAGTGTCTCCGGCTGCTGTTGGGACAGTTAATTCATACTCGGCGAGGCTTACTGAAGCGGTTCACACGGGGATGAATACCCATAGTTTAGGAGGTAGTAAGGAGCGGGGAGCTGCTACTGctgctggtggtggtggtggtggtggttatcCAAATGTATGGTCAATGAGGAAGGAGGTAGCAAATGCTGTTGAGGCTGAGCAATCTGCTCGGTCTGGTGCTAATGCTGTTTCAAAGTTGGCTCATGCAAGTGCTCTTGAGAAGGTGTCTTCTGGTAGATGGCAGTCAAAGGCAGCCCATTATCAGAATGATGCTGAGCTGGTTAGATCTCCGGAAGCGGAGAGCAGACAACGTGCCAATGTTAATGTCAACAATGCTTACAATAGGATGGATGCAGTTGGTGAAAAGGAGTATTATGATGCAATGCTAGCAAGGCAAGCTGAAAGGGGTTTAGGTATTGATAACCAGATGCAAGGTGGTAGGAACGAGTTACTGGATTATGAGAAGTCTGGGGTTTCCAAGTATCCAGAAGTACGGCCAAGAAGTGTACCTTATCAGTCTGATGGGGTTCAGCCTGCTCGAAATGTAGGCAAACTTGTTGGGTCTGAATTGAAGAACCCTGTACCTTCCGAACCAACTGAAAGACCTAAACTAAATTTGCTACCAAGGAAAAAGCCACTGGAAAGTTCAGAACCTTCAGTTACAGAATATCCCCAG GGATATCGTCTGGGTAATGATTCTAGCCATGTTGAAACTGCTCATCAGGCACATGGCCATGCCAACTTTGTCAAGCCTGTATCAGCTGGAACTGAGAGTGGAAAGGAGCTAGGACAGCGACCGAAGCTGAATTTGAAGCCTCGGTCTCAGCCCCTTGAAAAGTTGGAAGTTAACACTGAAACAGGCAG GAATGCTTTATTTGGGGGAGCTCGCCCACGTGAACTA GTATTGAAGGAGCGAGGGGTTGATGACGTTGCGATCAACACTTATGATGTGGTTGAGAATTCAAATAG GGTTGAGCCTAACATTTTGAAGGCTGAGAAACTTCCTGATCCTTCAATCCAATCTCGACACGGTGAAAAGGCTAATGATGCTCCTCTTGATCAAAGAACAGGCAGAAAACCCGAAAGGAAAGAGCAAAGGGTAGATGGTGAGAGAGGTCATTCACAGAAGAGGAATTGGCGTGGTGGTGATAATCGGAGAAACGCAAGGGAGACTGAGAGGCAGCAGCCGGCCCCTGAGAGGCCAGCTTCACCCGAGACATGGCGTAAGCCTGTGGAGCAGCCAAAGCCATCTCAGGGTGTTGGCGGCCCGCGCAACGGTAGAGCGGCTTCAGCAGTTGAACTTGCCCAAGCATTCTCCAGATCTGTATCTGATCCGAAAGTAAATGACAGGTTTTCAGGTCAAAATGGTCTGAACACTGGCCGTACACAACAAATGCCTTTTTCGCGGCTTGTTGGTCCAACACCTAGGCCTCAGATCAATGGTTATTAG